The sequence below is a genomic window from bacterium.
TGAAGCGGTTATTTATGAAGGGCTGAAAAGGGAAAAACTTAATACTAAAGAGCTTCGTATGGCGTACGTTGCCAAGGGTTCAAAAGGAAAACGTATGAAGCGTCCAGGCACGCCATTTATTTCAATAGACGGCGAAGTTGTCATAAAACCTGAAAAGCCGGAATTGAGGCCCAAACTGCCGGTTTTTAATTCTGATAATATGGATAAAGAGGAAGCTTCCGTCAATAGAGAAGAGAATCATGCAGCAGATGACGCCGATTTTTCTTTTCAGGAACAAGTTGAATCTCATGGAGATGAGTTCAGTGACACATCAACTGACAGTACAAGTATATCAGAAGATGAACTTCAGGGGGAAAATATTTTTTCCGATGAAATGTTGGTTGATGATTCTTTGCTTTTTGATGATTCTGCAAGTAATATTCGGGATATAAAAGAGACCGGTGAAGATATTTTTAACAGCTCATTTTTTGAAGATGAGATAACATCATCTGTCGCCGGAGATCTGTTTGGAGAGGAGCTTGGCGGAGATGAAAGTGCAGAAGAAGCAAATGACAATGATTTGCCAGGATCCAAAGACAGTTTTGTAGATATGATGAAAGATTTGGGATTTGACAGGACTACTGTTCTTTCAGGGGGCGGGGAAGTTAAAGAAAAGCAGAAAGAGAGTGCTGTAAAAGAATTAAATGTCAAGAGATATGTAGAATCGGGTTTGTGGTTTTATAAACAGGGGCTTTATAATAAGGCACGGGATGAATTTCTAAAAGCAATTAATGAAGACCCCCATTATCTTGAGGCGAGCCAATATCTTGGAGATACTTTTTTCCGCCTTGGAAAACTTGATAAAGCGAGAGAAATTTATGAAAAAGTAAGAGGGCTTGACCCTGATAATATAAATGTGCTTGAGAATTTAGGTGTTATTATGGCTAATCAGGGAGACTACAAAAAAGCCGTCTGGTTGTGGGGAGAGGTTTTAAAACTCAACCCGTCCCGTAAAGATATAATAGGAAGAATACAGCATCTCCAAAAATTGATAAGACAGAAGTATTCATAAATCTTATAGAGATAAAGAAAAAGAGTTGACAATTTATTCAATTTCTATTACCTTGAATATATAAAATAAAAGGTATTCTATCGTGAGGAGATCGGAAAATGGAAGGGATTCAAGTGTCTGTTGAAAAAGCTGGGTCTCGAAACGATATTTCAATTATTCGTGTCGGAGGATATATTGACACAACAACGTCATCCGAGCTTGAGAGGGCATTGGATGATCTTCTCAAATCAGGTGTTGTTCGTGTCATCATTGACCTTGGAAGTGTGGATTATATCTCAAGTGCGGGCTGGGGAATTTTTATTAGTGAAATAAAGGGAATGCGGGAGAGGGGCGGTGACCTTAAACTTGCACGAATGATTCCTGATGTTTACGAAGTTTTTGAGCTCCTTGAGTTCCATTACATTTTAAAAGCCTTTGACACAATTGAAGAAGCAATAGGCGATTTTGATAAAGGCAAAGGCCCTGTAAAAAACAAGAAATCCAAGCCTCTTGAAAAAACTTCGAACAGCAGACAGCCCAGTGTCGATTTTGCCGGATCAGAACAGCAGAGGGAAGAAA
It includes:
- a CDS encoding SpoIIE family protein phosphatase — protein: PMILYRGRTKKSYYLNPKGFPIGIKLPDPALFRKSITSDRLKLQEDDVLIAYTDGVTEAMNPQRECFGEERLLSAIRRYEGLKVEPLVDKIHDEITIFTGGQAQSDDITLVAIREKMKAEDVIFSRRKKLFELVNKQKMSVKDACKETGLSKSVYYKYKKKYEKEGEKALKEKSVRSEVEVKHISIEDKAKLYDIIKKHPEFGAKKISEELNTENYEFTVIPEAVIYEGLKREKLNTKELRMAYVAKGSKGKRMKRPGTPFISIDGEVVIKPEKPELRPKLPVFNSDNMDKEEASVNREENHAADDADFSFQEQVESHGDEFSDTSTDSTSISEDELQGENIFSDEMLVDDSLLFDDSASNIRDIKETGEDIFNSSFFEDEITSSVAGDLFGEELGGDESAEEANDNDLPGSKDSFVDMMKDLGFDRTTVLSGGGEVKEKQKESAVKELNVKRYVESGLWFYKQGLYNKARDEFLKAINEDPHYLEASQYLGDTFFRLGKLDKAREIYEKVRGLDPDNINVLENLGVIMANQGDYKKAVWLWGEVLKLNPSRKDIIGRIQHLQKLIRQKYS
- a CDS encoding STAS domain-containing protein, with the protein product MEGIQVSVEKAGSRNDISIIRVGGYIDTTTSSELERALDDLLKSGVVRVIIDLGSVDYISSAGWGIFISEIKGMRERGGDLKLARMIPDVYEVFELLEFHYILKAFDTIEEAIGDFDKGKGPVKNKKSKPLEKTSNSRQPSVDFAGSEQQREEIAEEPATLEEKIHDIAIANPSWGAGRIAKELDTEEFGFVRISTITVWKLLRKINLGTKKQRLNAKDK